GTTCGCGCTTCCGCGTGCTCGCGAGGTCCGCGGCGTCCGGCTGGCCGTCGACGTCGGCGAGCTCCTCGACGGCTTCGAGCGTGCGGACGGCGTCGTCGAGGAACGAGTAGATGTCGCCGGGGTAGGCGTAGAGCATGTAGTCGTCGGTCATGACGTCGACGATGGACTCGGGGTCGAGGCCTTGCGCGCGGAGGTCGAGGAGGTAGCGAATGAACTTCCGCTCGGGGTGGCCGCAGTAGGGATTCGTATCGCAGCCGCAGTCGAGGAAGTCCTTCGCGAAGTCGAGCACGCGGTCCTGCGTCGCCTCGTTGAGCTGCGAGAGGTCGCCCTGGAAGAGGACGTCGAGCGTCGCGCCGTGGAACGCGCCCTTCGGGAAGCTCGCGTCGAGCTGGCTGGCGAGCTGCCGGTGGTTCTTCACGTAGATCTTGTCCGTGACGGCCACAGTTACCGTCTCGTAGGGGCGAGCCGCGGAAAAGCGTGTCGAGCGACCCCGACACACACCGCCACCGTGTCGTAACGTATTTCAATTCGACCGGACTACTACTGAATGCGTGTCCGGGTTGGGGTAGTGGACTATCCTTCGGGCTTGTGGTGCCCGAGACGCGGGTTCAATTCTCGCACCTGGACCTTCTCTGATCCATCAGTCAGCGAGCGGCGCGTCGCGTCCGCTCGCTCCGCGTGGATTCGTGTGGTGCGGCCGAGAATTGAACTCGGGAGGTCGCGCGCAGCGTGAGCGAGCACGTCCGACCAACGTTCAATTCTCGCACCTAGACCTTCTTCGAACACGAAACGGGGAGCCGTCGCGCCGTCGGCGTTTCGTTCGTCGACGTCCTCTGAGCCGCGTTGGCTCGCGTGTCGCTCCCGCACCGACGCGCTCTCGTTCGCCCTCTCTCGGCTCCCGCCGTCTTTGACGGCGAGAGCCGCGTTAGTCGAATCGCGCTGGGTCGAATCCCGCTATCGGGTGGTCGGTGCGGCCGTCGAGTGCGAGGTCGGCGAGGATTTCGCCGACGACGCTGGTGAACTTGAAGCCGTGGCCGGAGAAGCCGGCGGCGACGGTGACGCGCTCCGCGTTGGGGAGCGCGCCGAGGACGAAGTCGCGGTCGGGCGTGTTCGTGTAGAGGCAGGTGGCGAGGCCGAGGGTTTCGCCGGCGGCGTCCGGGATGTAGTCGGTGAGCGCGTCGCGGACGTGGGCTTCGTCTTCGCGAGTGGGTTCGGCGAGGGCGTCGGGGTCGGTTTCCTCGTTTCGGTGGTGGTGGACGCCGACTTTCATGCCGGGGAGGTCGTGGCGCGGGAAGCCGTAGAGTTCGTTCCCGCCGGTTTCGACCATGAAGACGGGGAACGCGTCGGGCGTGAAGGCGGCGGGGTCGGTGGGCTGGAACCACCCCATGACCTGGCGTTCGACGGTGAGGTGGTCGGCGAGGCCGGGGCAGAGGTCGGGCGACCACGCGCCGGCGGCGACGACGAGGTGGTCGGCGGTGTACGTTCCTTTCTCGGTGTCGACGGTGACGCCGGAGTCGTCTTCGCGCCAGGCGGTGACGGCTTCGCGTCCCTTGATGGTCGCGCCGTTGGCGTGCGCGCGGTCGACGTGCGCGACGATGCTCTGCTCGGGGTCGAGGAAGCCGCCGTCGGGCTGGTAGATGGCGCGCCAGTCGTCGTCGACCGCGTAGGGGAAGCGGGCTTCGAGGCCGGCGGCGTCGAGATAGTCGTACGCCTTGCCGTGGGCGTCGAGCGCGTCGCGCGCGTCCGGGACGAGCCCCTCGTCCGGCGGGCCGACGGTCAGCGAGCCGGTCGTCGTGAGGAGGTCGCGGTCGTGGTCGGCGTCGAGGTCCCGCCAGAGCTCGTACGCGCGTTCGAGGAGGGGGACGTAGCTCTCGCCTTCGCTGTACGCGTACCGGATGATGCGCGTCGACCCGTGCGAGGACCCCTCGGCGTGCGGAATCCCGTAGCGTTCGAGGCCGAGTACGTCGACGCCGCGCTCGGCGAGGTGCGCGCAGGCCGCACTCCCCATCCCGCCGACGCCGACGACGATGACATCGTAGTCACTGGGCATAGCACGCGATTCGCGTCCGAGGAGAAAAAGATTCGTCCGCGCGAGAGTTCAGGCGTTCTTGACTCGCGCGGTCGGGGCGTCGTTCTGCCGGCCGCTCGACTGGATGATGTCGAACGCGGTCATGAGGTCGGTGCGGGAGATGAGGCCGACGAGTTCGCCGTGGTGGTTCGTGACGATGAGGCGGCCGATGCTCTCCTGCTGGATGCGTTCGAGGGCGGTCATGGCGTTCTCTTCCTTGTCGATGGTTTTCACGTCTTTCGACATGATGTCCTCGACGGTGTAGGCGTCGCGTTCGACGGGGTCGACTTCGCGGGCGTCGCCGAGCGTGACCATGCCGACGATTTCGCCGTTCTCGATGACGGGGTAGCCGGTGTGGCGCTCGCGGAACATCCGCTCGGTGAGGTCGGCGACGCTATCGCTCGGGGAGACGGTCTTTAGTTCCGTGACGGGCGTCATGATGTCGCCGACGGTGACGTCCTCGAAGACGGCGGACATCATCGTCTGCTGGGCTTCGCTCGCCGCGCCGATGTAGATGAAGAAGGCGATGCCGATGAAGATGAGGTTCCACGCGAGCAGGCCGAGGATGCCGAGGAGGACGGCGAAGCCCTTCCCGACTTCCGCGGCGATCTGGGTGGCGCGGGCGTACGGCCTGCTGCGGGCGAGGAGCGCGCGGAGGACGCGTCCGCCGTCCATCGGGAAGCCGGGGAGGAGGTTGAACGCGGCGAGCACGAGGTTCATCAGGGCGAGGTAGCCGACGACGAACTTCGCGAAGGCGACGTCGCCGGGGAGGACGAAGAGGACGGCGGCGCAGACGACGCCGATGACGATGGAGACGACGGGTCCGGCGATGGCGATCTGGAACTCCTGCTTCCAGTCTTCGGGCGTGTCGGTGAGGTTCGCGATGCCGCCGAGGATCCACAGCGTGATGGAGTCGATGGGGTAGCCGTAGTGTTGGGCGACGAGCGAGTGGCCGAGTTCGTGGAGGACGACGCCGGCGAAGAGGCCGACGGCGGCGACGACGCCGAGGAGCCACGGCGTCGTTCCGGCGGTGAGCGCGCTGGTGTCGAGCGCGACGCCGAACGCGGACTGGATGAGGTCGGCTTGCGCCGATATCTGACTCCCGATGAGGTAGGCGAACACCGGCAGGATGAGGAGGAACGTGAGGTCGAGTTTGATGGGGATGCCGAAGGCGCTCCCGATCTTGAAACTCCGCATACGCGTGGCTTGGGGTGTCTCCCGCATAAAGGCCGGTGGCCGCTTGCTCGTCTCGACACGCCGCCTCGCGGGGACAGCTTTACGCTCCCGCGACGGCGAGGAGAGCGTATGACCGACCAATCGAAACCGGTGATTCGACGCGGCGGCGAGGAGACGTACGACGCCGTCGACGCGGCGGACGGCCTCTCGAAGGCCGTGCTCGTCGGCCCCGACGACGCCCCGCACTTCGCGATGCGGCGGTTCGTCCTCGAAGCCGGCGGGAGCGCGCCGAAGCACACGAACGACGTCGAACACGAACAGTACGTCCTCGAAGGCGAGTACGTCGTCGGTATCGGCGACGAGGAGTACACCGTCTCAGCGGGCGACAGCCTCCTCATCCCCGCGGGCGTCACGCACTGGTACCGGAACGAGGGCGACGAGGACGGCGCGTTCATCTGCGTCGTCCCGAACGGCGACGACTCGATCCAAGTCGTCGAGGACTAACGCCCTCGCCGCCAGCGCTCTTCGCTGCGTACTCGTTATTCATCGTCGTCGCCTGGGACCAGCCAGACAATCAGGACGAACGCCCCGAGGACCAGCAGTATCGTCGGGGCCGTGGACGCGAGGTCGCTGTGCGCGACGTACGTCAGGTAGAACCACGCGGCGCTGGCCGCGAGGAAGCAGAAGGCGGCCGCGGGCGAACTGACGACATCGGTTCCTCGAACGTGCGCGGCGACGTGGTAGGCGGCGAGCACGGGGAGTCCGACGCCGAAGAGGAGGAGTGAAACCGGGCGGGTCCCGGGGAGGAGTTCGTGCGCAATTCCGGTCGCTAGTACGGCCCAGTGGAGGAGGGTATACGGCGTCAGCACGCGCGCCGTCATCGGCCATCTGTCGTCTCGCTGTCGTTCATCGGGTCCGTTCACCTCGTCCGACTCTCTGTGTGTTAATTCATTCGTTCTTTCATTTCCGGGTTTTTCGAGTCGTGATACCCGAATCCAGAGTCGTTACTTCTCGCGCTACCGGACCCCCGTTATGGAAGGCCTCGGCGTCCCCGGGTGTACGAAGTGTGCGGACCCCGTGGAGTCTCGGTCACGAATCGTGAACAGCGTCGGCCTGCGGACGCCGAGTAGAGAGGGTGGTGCGAGCCGGTCGTCAGTCTCGAAATCGAGCCGTGCACGCCTTCACTGTGTACGGGAGGAACCGGGCGACCAACACGACCGCCCCGAGAACGAACAGGCCGCCGGCGACGACGAACGTCCAGTCGCTGTGCGAGACGTACGTCAGGGAGACCCACGCGACGCTCGCCGCGGCGAAACAGTATCCGGAGACCGGGGACCGAACGAGGTCCGCGTTCAGACGACCGCCGAGCACGTGCACCCCCGCGAGGACAGGGAGACCGGCCCCGAAGAAGGCGAGACCGACGAGGTGGCTCTCACCGACGAGGAGGTAGACGAGACCGACTCCCATCACTATCCTGTGCAGCCAGCCGTACCACGAAGCCGTCGTATAGTCCCTGATCTGTAGATTCGTGATAATGGAATATTATACTCCTTCCGGCGCTCCTATAGCAATGAGTAATAGGACGAGAATACCAAACAGCACCGTGATAACTGATCGTGCTTCCGACTTTGTCATCGGCGTTTCTCCAACTATGCGCTCTACGTAGTGGCTTTCCATTGCCGTATCCACACCATCCTCAGAAGCATCCTCTAAAGAAGCTACTGCCATGTTGGACCCAGATTCTGTACGGCGGCAGATATCGAAACTAATTCTACATTACGGAGGTAGTCTCTGACCATTAAATAACAACCAATTGATTGTTCTGCTTGCTCTTAGTGGTCTGCCCGCTCCTAGCCCGGCAGCTGGTTTCTACGGCTGTTCGACGCACGGAAAGGAGGACAACACCGGCCGCCCGCGGATCCCGAGTCGTTAATCCCCGTGCCCCCGAAGCCGCCTGCATGGAGCATATGGAGGGGCTCGACGTCGCCGGGTGTACGAAGTGCGCAGACCTCGTGGAGTCTCGCTCGCGAATCGTGAACGGCGTCGGCCCTGAGGACGCCGAGGTGGTGTTCGTCGGGGAGGCACCGGGCGCGAACGAGGACGAGCAGGGCGAGCCGTTCGTCGGGCGCTCCGGGACGGTGCTCGACGACGCGCTCCGCGACGTCGGGCTGGCGCGTGCGGACGTCCGCATCACGAACTGCGTGCGGTGTCGGCCGCCGGAGAACCGCGACCCGACGAAGGAGGAACTCGCGAACTGCCGGCCGTACCTCGAAGCGGAACTCGAAGCCGTCGACCCCGAAGCCGTGGTGACGCTCGGGAAAGTCCCCAGCCAGCACCTGCTCGGCCGCGACGTCGCCGTGACCTCGGAGGCGGGGAGCGTGGAAACCGTCACGTTCGGCGACGCGAAACTCGACGTGCTCGTGTGCGTGCATCCGGCGGCGACGCTCTACGACCGGAGCCAAGAGGAGACGTTCGCGTCGACCATCGAGAAAGCGGCGACGATGGCGGGCACGGGCGAGAGCGGGCAGTCGACCCTCGGCGACTGGTAGGGCTGGGCTGGCGCGCTCAGGCGTCCTCGCGTGTCCCGCGGCCGAGCCACTTGTTCAGGTCGCCGAGGCTCCGGATGACGTCGAGGACGCCCTTGCCTTCGGTCTCCCCGGGGCGGAGGCGCGCGCGGATGCGGGAGGACGCGAGCTCGACGGCGACGACGATGAAGACGACCATGATGAGGCCGGCGGCGGCCTGTGCGTACGCGCTCTGCGTCCCGAAGTTGATCTTCAACTGGATGTACTGGCCGAGGCCGCCCGCGCCGACGACGCCGAGGCTGATGGCGGCGCGCGTGTTGATCTCCGCGATGTAGAGCGTCCATGCGATGAACGAGGTCGAGACCTGACTGAGCATCCCGAAGACGACGGTCTGGGCGCGGGACGCGCCCGTCGAGTTGATGGCTTCGATGGGGCCGTCTTGGATCTCCTCGAGCTCGTCCGTGAAGAGGCGGCCCATGTTCCCGATGGTGTCGACGGCGATGGCGAGGATAGCGGCTTTCGCGGAGACGCCGAGGAGCGGGATGAAGATGAGGATCCAGACGAGCGCCGGGATGGCGCGGATCGTGCTCATCGTCCCGCGGAAGACGAAGTTCCACGGGTAGGGCGTCACGCGCTCGCTCCCGAGGATGCCGAAGAAGAGCGCGAGCGGGAAGCCGAGGACGGTCCCCGTGAACCCGACGATGACGGTGGTCGCGGCGGCGGCGGTGAGCACGCTCCCGCTCGACGCCTGACTCATGACCCCCGTCACGATGCTGCCGGGGTGGAGGAGGGAGTACCAGAGTGCGCTGAAGCCGTGGATGCCGTTCTCGCCGGCGTTCTTCGTCGCGAGGGTGAAGTCGACGAAGTCCGGGCGGAGGAACGCGCCGACGAACGCCCACCACTGGTCGAACTGGCGGACGACCTCCGCGACGGTGAATCCGACGTAAGTCATGCCGAGCGCGGTGAGCACGAGCACGACGACGATGCCGACGACGGTCGCGACGCGCCGGCGGAACTGCGCGCGTTCGAGCGCGTTCCGGACGCGAGTGACGTCGTCCATCTAGGCCTCCGCGAGGTGATCGGCGGGCGATTCGCTCTCGTCGCTGTCGTAGTAGATGCGGTCGACGACGTCCATCGTGAGGTCGTCGGGGCCGCCGTCGAAGACGACCTCGCCGTCGCGCAGGCCGATGAAGCGCTCGCCGAACTCGCGGGCAATGTTCACCTGGTGGAGGCTGACGATAGACGTGAGGTCGCGTTCGTCGGCGGCGCGCTTGAGGTATCGCATCACTTCCTCGGCGGCCTTCGGGTCGAGGCTCGCGACGGGTTCGTCTGCGAGGAGGAGCGCGGGGTTCTGAGTGAGGGCGCGGGCGATGCCGACGCGCTGTTGTTGCCCGCCGGACATCGAGCCGACGCGCTGGCTCGCCTCGTCGAGGAGGCCGACGGTGTCGAGCGCCTCGAGCGCCATCTCCTTGTCCGCGTCGTCGTAGCGCGTGAGGACGCTCGAGAGGAACGACGTCCGGCTGAGCGCGCCGGTGAGCGCGTTTCGGTACGCGCTCATCGACTCGACGAGGTAGTGCATCTGGAAGACCATCGCGACGTCCGCACGCGTCCCCGTGATCGCCTCGTCGCCGATCGCTATTCCGCCCTCGGTCGGGCTGGTGAGGCCGTTGAGGATGCGGAGGAGTGTGGACTTCCCCGCGCCCGACGGGCCGAGGAGCACGACGAACTCGCCGTCGGGCACCTCGAACGTCGCGTCGTCGAGGGCCACGGTGTCCTCGCCGTAGACCTTCCGAACGTGATCCGCGGTTACTTTCGCCATCGTGAACTGTGTGGTGAGTGGTTCGGGGAACCCGTCAAATCCTTCGGTTTTCGAAGTGAAGCGTATCCGCGCTCCCGGGAGTGGTTAGCTCTTGAAGACGTCTTCGCCGTAGCCGAGTTCGTTCGCCATGTCGATCACCGGCTGGTAGGTGTCGACGCCGCGCTTTCGCACGCCGTCGAACCAGATGTCGTCCTCCGTGCCCTTCTCGCCGTCCTCGCCGTAGTACATCGAGTCGGGCGCAGTCGTGAAGGCCTCGGTGATCTTCGTCTTCTCCTCGTCGGAGAGCGTCGGGCTGACGATGAGCGGGGCGCGCGGGATGTTCTTCCGCGTGTCGAGTTCGCGGACGCCGTCGACGTACTCGCTGTCCTCGCCGCGGACGATGAAGTAGCCGACGCCGGCGGCGTCCGCCTGGTCGTTGAGGAGCGCCTGCTTCGCGCTGGCGTGACTCGACCAGTTCGGCGTGAAGTCGGCGCCCTTCTCGCTTCCCGGGGAGTCGGGAATCGAGAGGCCGGCCTGCTTTAGCATGTAGAGCGGGTAGAGGGAGCCGGACGCGGAGAGCGCGTCGGCGAGCGCGACCGTCTTCCCCTCGAGGTCGGAGAGCCGTTCGATGTCGGAGTCCTCCCGCGTGACGATGACGCTCCGGTACGTCCAGGAGCCGTAGGCGTGCCGCTGGAGGATGATGTCGGCCTTGTCCGTGTTCACGCCGAGCGCGGCGGCGAACGGCCCCGTCTCGGCGACGTCCGCGGTGCCCGAGTTCATCGCGGTGAGCGTCGCGGAGTAGTTCGCCGCGTACTTCGCGTCCACCGTGTCGACGCTGTCGATGTACGAGTTCAGCCGCTCCTTGACGGGCTGATACTGCGCCATCATCTGATCCTGCGGCTCCGTCGGAGACATGAGGAACTTGATCTTCCCGTCACCGTACGCCTGCTCGCCGAAGTTCCCGATACAACCGGCCGTGAGGCCGAGCGCACCGGCCGCGCCAGCCGACTTGAGGAAGGTACGCCGTTGGACCATTGGATTCGTCTCACAGATTCGACAGACGCCCGATAAATGTTTCTATCGTGAATAAATAGGGGTATATATTTCTATTAATACCCACGTTCCTGTCGTGGCCGTCCGGCCTCCGCCGCGTGGAGGGAAAACCACTTGCCGCCTTCCCTCAACTAAGCACGTATGAGTACGCACGCGACCCGGACGGCCGAGGACGCCGACGCGGACGCGGCCGTCGTCGTCGTCGACTACGGCCTCGGGAACCTCCGGAGCGTCGTCCGCGGCCTCGAACGCGCCGGCGCGACCGTCGCCGTCACCGACGACCCCGACGAACTCGCGACCGCCGACGGCGTCGTCCTCCCCGGCGTCGGCGCATTCTCCGAGGGGATGGAGAACGCCGGGCCCTTCCGCGACGCCATCCACGACGCCGCCGACGCCGGCACGCCCGTCTTCGGCATCTGCCTCGGCATGCAGATGCTCTTAGACGAGAGCGAGGAGTCCGACGGCGCGGGCATGGGTGACGCCTCCGGCCTCGGCCTCGTCCCCGGCCGCAACGTCCGCTTCAGCGAGGAGCAAACCGTCCCGCACATGGGCTGGAACGAACTCCGCGTCGAACGCGACCACCCGCTCGTCACCGGCGTCGACGGCGGCTCCGGTGGCTCCGTCGACGGCGAGTTCGCCTACTTCGTCCACTCCTACTACGCCGTCCCGGACGACGACGAGCACGTCGTCGCCACCACCGACTACGGCACCGAGTTCGCCAGCATCGTCGCGAACTCCGAGGGCAACGTCTTCGGCACCCAGTTCCACCCCGAGAAATCCGGCGAGACGGGCCTGACCATCCTCCGGAACTTCGTCGACATCTGCGCCCAGCCGTAGGCTCCGGGGCTCTCGCTCGACTCCGGTGAGCAGCTATCGCGGGCATCGTCACCGAATCACCGCGCTACCGCCGCTCTCCGGCGGGTTCGCGGCGATTCCGGCGGTCCGTTTCGCGGTGGCTCCGGCGGTCCGTCTCGCCGTGGCGAACGTTTTTGCGCGCGGCGCGCGCCACTCTTTGTATGGCAATCGGCGACGTCTTCGGGGTCGAATCGTTGGACGACGTGCACTACGTCGACACGGGCATGTACGACGTCGCGGAGTACGGCGCGGTCTACGTCGTGGACGCGGAGCGCCCCGCAGTCGTCGACACGGGCGTCGGGACGAACTACGAGCGCATCCTCGACGCGATCGAGGAAGTGGGGCTCGCCGTGGAGGACATCGAGGCGATTCTGGTGACGCACGTCCACCTCGACCACGCGGGCGGCGCGGGCTTCCTCGCCGCCGAGACGGGCGCGGACGTCTACGTCCACGAAATCGGCGGCCGCCACCTCGTGGACCCGAGCGCACTGGTTCAGGGGACGAAGCGCGCGGTCGGCGACCAGTGGCAGTTCTACGTCGAGCCGAAACCCGTCCCCGAGGACCAGGTCGTCGAGGTCTCGGGCGGCGACAGCGTCGACCTGGGCGACCGGACGATGGACGTCGTGCACGTCCCGGGCCACGCGCCCCACCAGGTCGCGTACCACGACCGGCGCGCGAACGCGGTGTACGTCGCGGACGCCGCGGGCATCTGGATTCCCGCGGAGGAGCGCGTGCGGGAGACGAGTCCGCCCTCCGACTTCGACCTCGAGCAGTGCCTCGACGACGTCGAGACGCTCCGCGGCCTCGACGCCGACGTGCTCTGCTACCCGCACTTCGGGCCGGTCGACGACACGAGCGTCCTCGACGACTACGAGGACGTGCTCACTGACTGGGTGGAGCGCGTCGCCGCGAAGCGCGCGGAACTCGAAGACGACGAGGCGGTCGTCGAGTACTTCGCCGAGCACAACGACGTCGAGGGCGTCTGGGACGACCTGAAGGCGCGCGAGGAGACCGCGATGAACGTCCGCGGCGTCCTCCTCTCCCTCGATAGACAGGAGGAACGATGACCGACCGACGCGCGCTCGAACGCGACGCCTACGAGGACGAACCGACGGACACGACGCTCTACGGCCTCCTCGCGAAC
This sequence is a window from Halocalculus aciditolerans. Protein-coding genes within it:
- a CDS encoding DUF5814 domain-containing protein, with protein sequence MAVTDKIYVKNHRQLASQLDASFPKGAFHGATLDVLFQGDLSQLNEATQDRVLDFAKDFLDCGCDTNPYCGHPERKFIRYLLDLRAQGLDPESIVDVMTDDYMLYAYPGDIYSFLDDAVRTLEAVEELADVDGQPDAADLASTRKRELTR
- the solA gene encoding N-methyl-L-tryptophan oxidase — encoded protein: MPSDYDVIVVGVGGMGSAACAHLAERGVDVLGLERYGIPHAEGSSHGSTRIIRYAYSEGESYVPLLERAYELWRDLDADHDRDLLTTTGSLTVGPPDEGLVPDARDALDAHGKAYDYLDAAGLEARFPYAVDDDWRAIYQPDGGFLDPEQSIVAHVDRAHANGATIKGREAVTAWREDDSGVTVDTEKGTYTADHLVVAAGAWSPDLCPGLADHLTVERQVMGWFQPTDPAAFTPDAFPVFMVETGGNELYGFPRHDLPGMKVGVHHHRNEETDPDALAEPTREDEAHVRDALTDYIPDAAGETLGLATCLYTNTPDRDFVLGALPNAERVTVAAGFSGHGFKFTSVVGEILADLALDGRTDHPIAGFDPARFD
- a CDS encoding CBS domain-containing protein, producing the protein MRSFKIGSAFGIPIKLDLTFLLILPVFAYLIGSQISAQADLIQSAFGVALDTSALTAGTTPWLLGVVAAVGLFAGVVLHELGHSLVAQHYGYPIDSITLWILGGIANLTDTPEDWKQEFQIAIAGPVVSIVIGVVCAAVLFVLPGDVAFAKFVVGYLALMNLVLAAFNLLPGFPMDGGRVLRALLARSRPYARATQIAAEVGKGFAVLLGILGLLAWNLIFIGIAFFIYIGAASEAQQTMMSAVFEDVTVGDIMTPVTELKTVSPSDSVADLTERMFRERHTGYPVIENGEIVGMVTLGDAREVDPVERDAYTVEDIMSKDVKTIDKEENAMTALERIQQESIGRLIVTNHHGELVGLISRTDLMTAFDIIQSSGRQNDAPTARVKNA
- a CDS encoding cupin domain-containing protein — translated: MTDQSKPVIRRGGEETYDAVDAADGLSKAVLVGPDDAPHFAMRRFVLEAGGSAPKHTNDVEHEQYVLEGEYVVGIGDEEYTVSAGDSLLIPAGVTHWYRNEGDEDGAFICVVPNGDDSIQVVED
- a CDS encoding uracil-DNA glycosylase, which gives rise to MEHMEGLDVAGCTKCADLVESRSRIVNGVGPEDAEVVFVGEAPGANEDEQGEPFVGRSGTVLDDALRDVGLARADVRITNCVRCRPPENRDPTKEELANCRPYLEAELEAVDPEAVVTLGKVPSQHLLGRDVAVTSEAGSVETVTFGDAKLDVLVCVHPAATLYDRSQEETFASTIEKAATMAGTGESGQSTLGDW
- a CDS encoding PhnE/PtxC family ABC transporter permease — encoded protein: MDDVTRVRNALERAQFRRRVATVVGIVVVLVLTALGMTYVGFTVAEVVRQFDQWWAFVGAFLRPDFVDFTLATKNAGENGIHGFSALWYSLLHPGSIVTGVMSQASSGSVLTAAAATTVIVGFTGTVLGFPLALFFGILGSERVTPYPWNFVFRGTMSTIRAIPALVWILIFIPLLGVSAKAAILAIAVDTIGNMGRLFTDELEEIQDGPIEAINSTGASRAQTVVFGMLSQVSTSFIAWTLYIAEINTRAAISLGVVGAGGLGQYIQLKINFGTQSAYAQAAAGLIMVVFIVVAVELASSRIRARLRPGETEGKGVLDVIRSLGDLNKWLGRGTREDA
- the phnC gene encoding phosphonate ABC transporter ATP-binding protein; the protein is MAKVTADHVRKVYGEDTVALDDATFEVPDGEFVVLLGPSGAGKSTLLRILNGLTSPTEGGIAIGDEAITGTRADVAMVFQMHYLVESMSAYRNALTGALSRTSFLSSVLTRYDDADKEMALEALDTVGLLDEASQRVGSMSGGQQQRVGIARALTQNPALLLADEPVASLDPKAAEEVMRYLKRAADERDLTSIVSLHQVNIAREFGERFIGLRDGEVVFDGGPDDLTMDVVDRIYYDSDESESPADHLAEA
- a CDS encoding substrate-binding domain-containing protein; amino-acid sequence: MVQRRTFLKSAGAAGALGLTAGCIGNFGEQAYGDGKIKFLMSPTEPQDQMMAQYQPVKERLNSYIDSVDTVDAKYAANYSATLTAMNSGTADVAETGPFAAALGVNTDKADIILQRHAYGSWTYRSVIVTREDSDIERLSDLEGKTVALADALSASGSLYPLYMLKQAGLSIPDSPGSEKGADFTPNWSSHASAKQALLNDQADAAGVGYFIVRGEDSEYVDGVRELDTRKNIPRAPLIVSPTLSDEEKTKITEAFTTAPDSMYYGEDGEKGTEDDIWFDGVRKRGVDTYQPVIDMANELGYGEDVFKS
- the hisH gene encoding imidazole glycerol phosphate synthase subunit HisH, giving the protein MSTHATRTAEDADADAAVVVVDYGLGNLRSVVRGLERAGATVAVTDDPDELATADGVVLPGVGAFSEGMENAGPFRDAIHDAADAGTPVFGICLGMQMLLDESEESDGAGMGDASGLGLVPGRNVRFSEEQTVPHMGWNELRVERDHPLVTGVDGGSGGSVDGEFAYFVHSYYAVPDDDEHVVATTDYGTEFASIVANSEGNVFGTQFHPEKSGETGLTILRNFVDICAQP
- a CDS encoding MBL fold metallo-hydrolase, giving the protein MAIGDVFGVESLDDVHYVDTGMYDVAEYGAVYVVDAERPAVVDTGVGTNYERILDAIEEVGLAVEDIEAILVTHVHLDHAGGAGFLAAETGADVYVHEIGGRHLVDPSALVQGTKRAVGDQWQFYVEPKPVPEDQVVEVSGGDSVDLGDRTMDVVHVPGHAPHQVAYHDRRANAVYVADAAGIWIPAEERVRETSPPSDFDLEQCLDDVETLRGLDADVLCYPHFGPVDDTSVLDDYEDVLTDWVERVAAKRAELEDDEAVVEYFAEHNDVEGVWDDLKAREETAMNVRGVLLSLDRQEER